In a genomic window of Gloeocapsopsis dulcis:
- a CDS encoding iron-siderophore ABC transporter substrate-binding protein: protein MAFGPPILDILLSLGVQAAGYSEVDLLNKKVFDNPSEQIPYLGDLVTNQPVNVGDRNNPSLETFVQLQPDLIIGEAYHIKEKYKLFSSIAPTAFFVNEGESDWKTTIKAIAPALNREEQAKQVIASHNQLIETAKQQLAPVISGQTIIVLGWSGVTKQSFIFPDTFITRLLEDLGFKTILGAANRPRTSIEAIANLKTDHILVLPSGDNTIDNAKQDWEKNPLLSLIPAIQAGNIHFIDYQLSRIRGPISAEIFINQICQLLQT from the coding sequence GTGGCATTTGGTCCTCCCATATTAGATATTTTGTTATCTTTAGGAGTGCAAGCAGCAGGTTATTCGGAAGTGGATTTACTCAACAAAAAAGTATTTGATAATCCTAGTGAGCAGATTCCTTATCTAGGGGATTTAGTGACAAATCAACCTGTAAATGTAGGTGATCGCAATAATCCCTCGCTAGAAACATTTGTGCAACTTCAACCTGATTTAATTATAGGTGAAGCGTATCATATCAAGGAAAAATATAAATTATTTTCCAGTATTGCACCAACGGCATTTTTTGTAAATGAAGGAGAATCAGATTGGAAAACCACTATTAAGGCAATTGCACCAGCCCTAAACCGAGAAGAACAGGCAAAACAAGTAATTGCATCCCATAATCAACTTATAGAAACAGCTAAACAACAATTAGCACCAGTGATATCAGGACAAACTATTATTGTTCTAGGCTGGTCAGGAGTTACCAAGCAATCATTTATTTTTCCGGACACTTTTATTACCAGGTTGTTAGAAGATTTAGGCTTTAAAACTATTTTAGGAGCAGCCAACAGACCTAGAACATCAATTGAAGCTATAGCAAACCTGAAAACTGATCACATTTTAGTGTTGCCGTCTGGGGATAACACCATTGATAATGCGAAACAGGACTGGGAAAAAAATCCTCTTCTGAGTTTAATTCCCGCCATCCAAGCCGGAAATATTCATTTTATAGATTATCAACTCAGTCGCATTCGAGGACCAATTTCGGCTGAAATATTTATCAATCAAATTTGCCAACTGTTGCAAACTTAA
- a CDS encoding sucrase ferredoxin, producing MNISTQKTHNNCRFCSEISQANGEDPIGSANNAEQCFIIEAAQPWPDNIWMEPDPIPQDVLNPLKFIWENGGSIRPLAIAPDKEYSHPDYTRVFYYRRPAKFFAQFEKHEFIVPHALLGSLALALLKNPEEIPNFEQYRQQTNHIRELFVCNHGNVDAACSRFGYPLYQKLRSEYAAANNNNLRFWRCSHFGGHEFAPTLVDLPQGQYWGHLKPEILDLLILRNGSVKELYPYYRGRASLSFFEQIAEREIWMLEGWRWLEYHKAGQVLASDEINQEWADVRIDFTTADGNISSAYQARVEVKGSVMTAWKSGANPTLEEVKQYHVTSLVKLT from the coding sequence ATGAATATCTCAACCCAAAAGACTCACAACAATTGCCGTTTTTGTTCCGAGATTTCTCAAGCTAACGGTGAAGATCCCATTGGTTCAGCGAACAATGCCGAACAATGCTTCATTATTGAAGCTGCACAACCTTGGCCAGATAACATTTGGATGGAACCTGACCCCATACCACAGGATGTATTAAACCCATTAAAATTTATTTGGGAAAATGGTGGGTCAATTCGACCACTAGCGATCGCACCAGATAAAGAATACTCTCATCCAGATTATACTCGTGTATTCTACTATCGCCGACCAGCCAAATTTTTTGCCCAATTTGAGAAACATGAGTTTATCGTACCTCATGCTTTACTGGGTTCTTTGGCATTAGCTTTACTCAAAAATCCCGAAGAAATACCAAACTTTGAGCAATATCGTCAACAAACAAACCACATTCGAGAGTTATTTGTTTGTAACCACGGCAATGTTGATGCAGCTTGTAGCAGATTTGGTTATCCGCTTTATCAAAAATTGCGTTCTGAATACGCTGCTGCAAATAATAATAACTTACGTTTTTGGCGATGTAGTCATTTTGGTGGACACGAGTTTGCACCTACCTTAGTTGATTTACCTCAAGGACAATATTGGGGTCATTTAAAGCCAGAGATTTTAGATTTATTAATCCTACGTAATGGTTCAGTCAAAGAACTGTATCCATACTATCGAGGTAGGGCTAGTTTATCCTTCTTTGAACAAATTGCCGAACGAGAAATTTGGATGCTTGAAGGTTGGAGGTGGCTGGAATATCACAAAGCAGGTCAAGTTTTAGCCAGTGATGAAATTAATCAAGAATGGGCTGATGTTCGTATTGATTTCACCACAGCCGATGGAAATATTAGCAGTGCATATCAAGCCAGGGTAGAGGTGAAAGGTTCAGTTATGACAGCCTGGAAATCAGGAGCAAACCCAACTTTAGAAGAAGTAAAGCAGTATCACGTCACTAGTCTAGTGAAATTGACATGA
- a CDS encoding Rpn family recombination-promoting nuclease/putative transposase, with product MKTDSILYRLFKTFPGVFFELLGQPPVEAEAYEFLLVEVKQTNFRIDGAFLPKQLDLKRPIHFTEFQCQPDPELYSRLLTEIFMYLDKTEIRNDWRGTVIWMSRRLDPGVPMRYWEFFESQRVQIIYLDELRDFTNQSIGLGTLTLVVEPLEQASVKARSLIDRSRQVPDEQVRRKLAELIETIIVYKFPHKSQAEIQAMLELGDLKQTRVYQEGLEDGERKGRVEGKLEAVPRLLKLGLILEQVAEALELEIAEVTEAARRYNLPQASQTEQQK from the coding sequence GTGAAAACTGATTCAATTCTCTATCGACTGTTCAAAACTTTTCCTGGCGTTTTCTTTGAATTACTCGGTCAGCCTCCAGTGGAAGCGGAAGCGTATGAATTTTTATTAGTAGAAGTCAAGCAAACAAATTTTCGGATTGATGGGGCATTTTTACCCAAACAACTAGATTTAAAACGTCCTATTCATTTCACTGAATTTCAGTGTCAACCTGATCCCGAACTTTATTCCCGCCTCCTCACGGAAATTTTTATGTATCTAGATAAGACAGAAATACGTAACGATTGGCGAGGAACTGTTATTTGGATGAGTCGCCGCCTCGATCCTGGTGTACCGATGCGCTATTGGGAGTTCTTTGAAAGTCAACGAGTGCAAATAATTTACCTAGACGAGTTGAGAGATTTTACTAATCAATCAATCGGTTTAGGAACTCTCACATTGGTAGTTGAACCACTAGAACAGGCGAGTGTAAAAGCTCGGAGTTTAATTGACAGAAGTAGACAAGTTCCTGATGAACAGGTCAGAAGAAAATTAGCAGAATTAATAGAGACAATCATTGTTTATAAGTTTCCTCACAAGAGTCAAGCGGAGATTCAAGCAATGTTAGAATTAGGCGATTTGAAACAAACCAGAGTTTACCAAGAAGGCTTGGAAGATGGAGAGCGTAAGGGGCGGGTTGAAGGTAAACTCGAAGCAGTACCTCGATTATTGAAGTTAGGGTTGATTTTGGAACAGGTAGCAGAAGCTCTAGAATTAGAGATTGCAGAAGTCACAGAAGCTGCGCGCAGGTATAACCTGCCGCAGGCATCGCAAACTGAGCAACAAAAGTAG